A region of Aquarana catesbeiana isolate 2022-GZ linkage group LG08, ASM4218655v1, whole genome shotgun sequence DNA encodes the following proteins:
- the ADO gene encoding 2-aminoethanethiol dioxygenase → MPRDDMTSPLIQRIARQALLTFRGLGSADPGKGFSENQAQLRKLMSEIQAEDLKIRPRKNKAATPPISVPHNPPVTYMHICETDAFSMGVFLLKGGTSIPLHDHPGMHGMLKVLYGKVRIMGFDKMEAPADLPPPPQPYQRSSVLRAALRSSGDYGDGSPPCLLSPHRDNLHQISAVDGPAAFLDILAPPYDPDDGRDCHYYKLLPEHAEPGEEGAQQAAEDGVHPREVWLLEIPQPDEFWCGGEPYPGPKVSM, encoded by the coding sequence ATGCCTCGGGACGATATGACCTCCCCGCTCATCCAGAGGATCGCCCGCCAGGCTTTGCTGACTTTCCGCGGCCTGGGCTCGGCCGATCCCGGGAAGGGCTTCTCAGAGAACCAGGCGCAGCTCCGGAAGCTGATGAGTGAGATCCAAGCCGAGGACCTGAAGATCCGACCGCGGAAGAACAAGGCGGCCACCCCGCCGATCTCCGTCCCGCACAACCCGCCCGTCACCTACATGCACATCTGCGAGACGGACGCCTTCAGTATGGGGGTGTTCCTACTCAAAGGCGGCACCAGCATCCCGCTACACGACCACCCGGGGATGCACGGCATGCTCAAGGTGTTGTACGGCAAGGTGCGCATCATGGGCTTCGACAAAATGGAGGCGCCCGCAGACCTGCCGCCCCCGCCGCAACCCTACCAGAGGAGCTCGGTGCTCCGGGCCGCCCTCCGCTCCAGCGGGGACTACGGGGACGGCAGCCCGCCCTGCCTGCTCAGCCCGCACCGGGATAACCTGCACCAGATCAGCGCTGTGGACGGGCCCGCCGCCTTCCTGGACATCCTGGCTCCCCCCTACGACCCGGACGATGGCCGGGACTGTCACTACTACAAGCTGCTGCCGGAGCACGCCGAGCCCGGGGAGGAGGGAGCCCAGCAGGCGGCTGAGGACGGAGTGCACCCCCGGGAGGTGTGGCTGCTGGAGATCCCCCAACCCGATGAGTTCTGGTGTGGTGGAGAGCCCTACCCGGGGCCCAAAGTCTCTATGTGA